In Sphingobacterium sp. SYP-B4668, the sequence AGATAGTCGGCCACATAGATTGCCGCTGATTCGCGGGTATCATTTGTGTCCTTCTTAAAAGCCCATCCATAGCAGGCTATTTTCTTGCCTGATACGGTATTGTACAGTGTTTGGATAATATGATCGGCGAATCGATGCTTTTGGTGGTCATTCATCAAAATGACTTGCTCCCAATAGTCTGCCACTTCGTGCAGATTGTAACTTCGGGCAATGTATACCAAATTCAGAATGTCTTTTTGGAAACAAGAGCCTCCGAAACCTACAGAAGCCTTTAAGAATTTAGAACCTATACGAGAATCCATACCGATTGCTCTGGCTACTTCATCGACATTCGCCCCTGTTTTTTCACAAAGCTCCGAAATGGAATTGATGGAGGACACGCGTTGAGCCAAGAAAGCATTGGCCGTTAATTTGGATAGTTCCGATGACCACAGATTGGTCGTAATGATGCGATCCTTGCTCACCCAATTCTCATAAATAGCAGCAAGTGCTGTTATCGCATTCGCATCTTCTCCACCGATAAGGACACGATCGGGATGGAGTAAATCTTGCACGGCGGTGCCCTCTGCGAGAAACTCAGGGTTGGATAGGATGTGAAAATTGACACCATTGCCTGTGTTGTCCAAAATGTTCTTTAGTGCAGCAGCAGTTCGTACGGGCAAGGTAGATTTTTCTACCACAATCTTGTCCGAAGTCGCAATTTCGGCAATTTGTCTAGCGCACAACTCAATGTATTTAAGGTCTGCAGCTTTCCCTTTTCCCTTTCCATAATTCTTGGTGGGGGTATTGACGGATATGAAAATCATATCGGCTTCGTCAATAGCCTTTTCAATATCTGTCGAGAAAAATAGATTGCGCCCCCTTGCTTCGGCAACGATATCCGCGAGACCAGGCTCGAAGATAGGGAGCAAATCTACATTGGAATTATTCCATGCTGCAATACGGGATTCGTTCATATCTACAACGGTTATCTGTATATCAGGGCATTGTTGGGCAATCACGGACATCGTGGGGCCACCCACGTAACCCGCACCGATACAACAAATCTTTTCTATTTTTTTATTCATATGTGCGCTATTTTTTATTCAAACTCCACATACCAACCATAGTCATTACTGTCGGTACGGTCTCTACAATATGTTTATTGGAATATAGTTATACACTTCCTGTCTGTATTCAAATGTAGGCGTGGATGCTACGCTTTATACTGACAGCTACGTGAATGCGAAGTAAAATTAAGCAAATGAATTGAGTATTGCGTAATCTCCAAATCGTATTAACGGTCTATATTTTGGAAAGATGGGTGTCGAAGACTCCCTATTGTTTTTTATTTTCGATTCGTGAATGCAAAGCATTTTTTCTAGGTTTACATGAATATCCCAAAGTAGAAGAAGAGCTGTGATTAAAAAGGAGACCATAGAGAAAGTATTGGACGCTGCCCGTATCGAAGAGGTGGTTGGAGAATTTGTGGATTTAAAGAAAAGAGGGACCTCATTAATTGGCAATTGCCCTTTTCATAATGAAAAGACACCGTCATTCCACGTTTCCGTCGCCAAGGGTATATACAAATGTTTTGGATGCGGAGCCGGAGGTGATTCCCTAAAATTTGTCATGGAGTTGGAAAAATACTCCTATCCCGAAGCCATTCGATATCTGGCCAATAAATATCATATTGAAATTGAAGAACAGGAACGTACGCCTGCACAATTGGCGGCTCAGGATAAAAGAGAGAGTCTTTATGTCTTGAGTCAGTGGGCAGGGAAGTTTTTCAAGGAGAATATGTGGAATACAGATATGGGACAGTCTATCGGCTTGTCCTATTTCAAAGAACGGGGATATCGGGAAGAGGTTATCAAAAAATTTGAATTAGGGTATTCTCCAGACCAATGGACAGCATTGGTTGAAGCGGCCAAAGCTGCTGGGTTTCATGAGTCTTTTCTAAAAGAAATAGGATTGGCTATTCAGCGAGATGACGGTAGTTTGTACGATCGTTTTAGAGGTCGCGTCATGTTTCCAATCCAAAATCTTACCGGTAGGATTATTGGATTTGGTGGGAGGACGCTGAAGACTGAAAAGAGCGTGCCCAAATATGTCAACTCACCTGAAAGTGAAATCTATCACAAGTCGGACGTCTTGTATGGACTCAACTTTGCCAAAAAAGCCATTTTAGATGCGGACAACTGTTATTTAGTTGAAGGATATGCCGATGTGCTTTCGGTACATCAAGCAGGGGTGGAGAATGTAGTTTCATCCTCGGGTACCTCCCTGACCTCGGGCCAGATTAAATTAATCTCTCGTTTCACAAAAAATGTAACCATTCTCTATGATGGAGACCAAGCAGGTATTAAAGCATCATTAAGGGGTACTGATATGCTGCTGGAAGAGGGTTTGAATGTCAAAATTCTTCTTTTTCCGGATGGGAATGACCCCGATTCGTATGTGCAAAAATACGGATCGGATGCCTTTAAGAAATATATTGCCGATCATCAAGAAGATTTTATATTCTTCAAAACTAACATTCTTTTAAAAGATGCCAAGAACGATCCCATAAAAAGGGCGGAGGTGATCCGGGATGTGGTAGAGAGCATCGCATTGATTCCAGATGAAATTAAGGTCTCGGTATTCATCAGGCAATGTAGTGATTTATTGGATATCGAGGAACGTGTATTGCTCTCCGAATTGAACAGCATCCGGATAAAAAAAGCGAAAGACGCAGATAAGAAGAATAAGCGAGCGAGCGAATCTGCAGCACAGATGGAGATGGAGGGACCTCCTCCGGATTTCTTCATGACGGATGAAGAAAGAGGCGGTGCTGCACCCGTTGTCGAAGATAAGATCACACCTGAAATCTTACAGGAACGAGAAATAGTACGTATACTGCTCAACTATGGCGATTACCTCGCGACATGGGAAGGAGATGGGGATATACCAGTCGCACCTTTGCTGTTGGGGAGTATAGATGATGTTGGATTTGAGGACAAACCAAGTGCTTATATTATACAAGTGTATAAGGAATATGCCGAACGCTATGAAATACCACAGGCCAAGATGTTCTTTTCACATGAGGATTCCCAAGTAGCAGATTTGGCAATTAGTTGCGTTGCGAGTCCTTATAGCTTGAGCCCAAATTGGAATGATGATAAAAGAAAAATTTATATCAAATTGGAGCACGAACAATTAAAAAATTTGGTTGTTCAATCGATATACCGTATCAAAAAAAGGAAGGTCGAAACCGAAATGCACAAAATAAGGGAAGAATTGAAAGTGACAATGGATGCGGCTGATATGGAAATCTTAATCAGTAAGTATCAAAAGCTTAAGGAAGCAGAGAAATTGCTTGGTGATTTTCTTGGAAATACGATTGTGAAATAAGACATGGCAAAGCACCTTGAATATGGCATACAAGGAGAGCAGTTAGCGACAGAAAGGCTGATACGCGAAGGATATCGGATTGTCAAACGCAATTGGAAACATAAACATTTGGAGGTAGATATCATTGCTTATGACGGTGCAGTATTAGTATTTGTTGAGGTGAAAACTAGGCGGTCTCTAGCTTTTGGAGAACCCTCAGAATTTGTCGATATCCACAAACAGCGTAAGTTGATACGAGCCGCTGATATATACCTAGGAGGGTGTGAGCATATAGGAGATATTCGATTTGACGTAGTGTCTGTTTATTTGAGCGATATTGTAGAGATAACGATAGTTAAAGATGCATTTTGGAGTAATTGATGCTGATTTTCCATAAAAATGCTGGTGTAGGTCTTCTAGCTGTGCAGTGTCGGGTTTGGGAATACAAAGCATTTTTTCTAAGTTTGGATAGATTAAAATAGATGATATAAAATCATAATCAGATGAAATCATAAAGATTTATTCAAACGGAGTGACACGAGTTCATGAATACCACTAAAAAGCAAATGGTGTATGAATAATCAAACTTTAGGCTGAATAAATCGGATAGCTTCATCATCTTAAAAAAACAAATTTAATACGGATGAAAAAAATATTAGGCCTCTGCTCATTAGGGATGCTGTTAGTCTGCAGTTGTTTTACAAATAAAGGAAAATTGGAATTTGTTGCTCCAGAGTCTGGAAAAGTAATCGTTATTGGGCAACAGGTTAATTTCAAATTGAAATTTCCTACGGTAGCCCTCGATTCAGTAGTATATGCTGTTGATGGTAACATTGTAGGTCGTAAGAATGATACCACGACTTTGGTTGTCGATTCTCAAACAATTGGTCTAGGAACCAAAAACCTCACCGCCAAAGTGTATGTTGATGGCAAAGAGGATATCGCTTATAGTAACGTGATAATTGTTCCTGAATCGGCAAAGCAATACGGATTTGAAATCGTCAACACCTTCCCGCACGACACGTCGGCCTTTACACAAGGTTTAGAATATGCTGATGGTATCTTGTATGAATCTACGGGGCAATATAATTATTCTTCAATTCGAAAGGTGGAGCTTACGTCGGGTAAAGTCCTTAAAAAAACAATGCTTGATGCGAAGTCTTTTGGAGAAGGGATGACATTATGGGGCAATAAATTAATCCTATTGACCTGGGAAGAGAAGATTGGAATCGTATTCGATAAAAATACATTTAACCAGATTGGTACATTTGAATACGGCAATAGTAAGGAAGGGTGGGGACTCACGAATGATGGAAAGCGGTTGATTAAGTCAGATGGTACGAATATGATTTATTTTTTAAATCCGGATACATATAAAGAGGAGAGTTCCATAAGCGTATATGACGATAAGGGTCCTGTCGACAGCCTGAATGAGTTGGAATACATTGACGGAAAAATTTATGCTAATGTCTACGGTCAGGAAATTATCGTTATCATCGATCCTACGACAGGAGCTGTCGAAGGGCAGATAAATTTGGTGGGGATGTATACCAATCCAGAGCGTAAAACCTATGATAATGAGTTAAATGGTATCGCTTATGATAAGGATGCAAAGCGTCTATTTGTAACGGGTAAAAAGTGGAACCAGTTATTTGAAATCAAATTGAATGAACGATAGTCTTCAACTAGTATAACACACATCGGCCCTAACATATCATTAGGGCCGATGTGTGTTATATGAGGTCGTGTTCCGTCACTGTTTTTATCAATGCTGTCATGTTTCTAGCCTGGAATTTGTGCATGATTCGCTTTCGATGAGTTTCTATGGTCAATGGACTTAAAAATAACTTATCTGCAATAGCTGTGGTCGTATTACCCTGAGCTATGAGTTGTAATATTTCTTTTTCCCGTTTGGTCAATTTCGGGAATGACATCGTTTCACTCAGTGTGGGCCGTGAGATAATATCCTGTACACTAGGACTAAAGGCTGGTCTACCCGCTACAGCTTCATTAAGTGCTGACTTTAAATCTTGAAGGTCAATGTTTTTTAATAGATATCCACTTGCTCCATTCTCAAGCATTCTTAAGATAATACTTCTTTCAGAATGATTGCTGAGCGCTATCACTGAGATATTTGGATATGCTTGTTTGATCTGTAGACATAGGTCTATTCCGCTGATATCCGGTAGACTAATATCTAAGAGTATAATATCAACTTTATTATGCTTTAAAAAGTCCAGCAAATCTTGGGCGAGGGTGAAACTTGCTACTATACTATAAGTCGGACTCCCATCTAATAGGCGGTTGATACCTTCCAGCACAATCAGATGGTCGTCAAGTATAGCGATGCGGATAGGGACATTAGACATACAGCTCAATGTTTACGGTAGTACCCTCACCCACGGAAGAGTGGATATCAATCCGGCCATTGAGATACCCAACGCGATTCCGAATATTGTGGAACCCCATTCCATTTTCCGAGTCAAGTGTCGATGTATCAAAGCCTATCCCATTGTCTTCCATTGTAAGCAGAAAAGTGTGTTCCTCTTGGCTGCATTGTAGCAATACTTCTGACGCCCTCCCATGTTTGCGCGAATTGGTCAATAACTCTTGTATGATTCGATAGATGTTGAGCTGCGTCTGTTCGGGGATGTGTTTCTGAATGTCATATGCTTGAAATGAAATCTGCAGATGTTCGCTAATCATCGATTCACAGAGGTCACGAATGGCCGTTTCGAGCCCAAATTTGATTAAATTAATAGGCATCATATTATGAGCAATACGTCTTAACTCGGAGACCGAGTGGTCCAATTGTTTGATAATGGGATTCAAATCCGTAGCCAACACCTGCGCTCCACTTTCTTCGATTTTGCCCGAAAGATTCATTTTTAGACCGACCAAGGTACCGCCTAAGCCATCATGTAGGTCTTGAGCTAAGCGTTTTCGTTCGGTCTCTTCGCCAGCCATTAATGCTTTACTGTACTTTATTTTTTCGGTCTGTTCAATCTCTTTTAATTGTTGAATATGATTTTGATTTTGTTCCTGTAGCAGTTTTCTGTTGTTTCGATAATACAGATAGGAGATAATGGCCATAGCCAAAAGCAAGATACTCATAATCGCCAAAGACCAAGCGGTTAGTTTTGTGTTTTTTGTGTCCAGGTCTGCCTCCCTTTTCGCAGCTTCAAGTTTTGTGATTTGCTTCTCCTTTTCGGCAGTGTTGTACTTTGCTTCAAGGTCGCTGATTTTGACATCTGTTTCATTTTTATGTAGGCTGTCAGCGAGTGCATTGTATTTTTTTGACCAAAAATGTGCCTCGGGAATGTTATTGGTCAATTCATGGATTTTCACCATCTGACCATAAATTTCTTTTTTGGAGTTTAGATCTTGCAGGATACTGTTTTCAGGATTGCTTAACGCTGTCAGGATTTTTTTTGCCTCTAGATACTTGCCTAGCTCTACTAGTACTTCATATTTTCGAAACTGCATCATCTGTTGCATATGGAATTGATTATTATGCTTGGTGCTTTCGATTCCTTTATCAAGCGTTTTTATTGCTCCTGAAAAGTCTTTGGTATACAGGTCATAGGTGCCTCTTTGGTAGTAATAGTACGATGCATTTACCGATTCTGGATAAAGTTTTAAGAGATCTTCGGCTTTATCTAACGTTTGACGAGCCTTTTTAAAATTTTTGAGTTGAATATAATTATCTGTTGCGGTGAGGTAGGAGAGGAAAAGGGTTGGTGAATTGGGTTTTGCCTTTTCCAATAACTCTATTGCTTTTGTATTATACCCCTCAGATTTTTCAAATTGCCGGCTATACATCAACAATGCACCCAACTGCGAATAATAATGAGCTCTTTTCTCCAAGTTATCAGTTTTATCAGCTAAGGGGATAGATTTATTTAGTAAGATGTCCGTGACAAAATTGTCCCCTTTTTCAGCCCTGACCATTAGCGCATAGTTGTACCAAGAGGCGGCTCGTACCAAAAGAGCACCTGAATGATTGTACGGACGTATTATTTGTTCTGCCTCTTGATAAGCTTTTGCTGCTAAAGGTTTATTCCAATTAAAATAATGCTGACCTAAATAAAAATGATATAACCCTTTCAGATACACCTGTCCAGAAGGTGGAGAATCCTCAGAGAAGACGAGCGCTCTACCTTTATTAAGGGCATCTCTACTTTTAGTTGTATCCTTAAAACGCCAGTAATCCGAAATGAAAAAATAAGTGTTGGCTTTGATACTGTCTGAAGGTGTAGTCTTGATGACGTGCTGGAGACTGTCTAGGAATTTCTTTTCATCCATCTGAGACAGAATCTGCTGGGATCTAGCCGGCAACCAACTAACTATGAGTAGTAACAAGAGTAAACGGATATACATGCGAGTCTAAAATCTATAATGTGCCAAAGTGATATTCCTATCTAAATTATAGAAATTTCATAACACTCCATCACCTACCTGCAAAATTACCCGTTTACAGGTATCTTAATTAGTAATCGACAATTGGAAGCCCGATCAAGGCATTATCGTTTTGGGGACAATGGAAAATTCGATTTTCTCTGTAAGGGGTACATATGGAATTGTCGCTTGTTCTTCTAGTCTATCCGTGAATAATATGCCGTAGAGGTGGTCTACTTCATGTTGGAAGATTACCGCAGTAAACCCTTCAATGTTTTCTTCTATTATGTCACCTTCCGAAGATAGATACTGCAGTCTGATGGAATAGCTACGTTGTACGTCTTCTTTTTTGTTCGGAATAGATAGGCACCCTTCAGCACCTTTTCGACTTAGCTTAGAGCGCCAGATGATTTTTGGATTGATATAAAACTCAAATGGATTGTCCGTTTTATCAAATCTTTGAACCCAAATAGCATTTTTACTGATGCCTACTTGTGGAGCTGCAATTCCAACGCCGAGATGGTCAGGGTCATTGACAGTAGCGTACATCCGTTTGGATAAATGTACGAGCAAAGGGTCATCATGCTTGATATCTTGGGAAGGAGTCTTGAGAATCTCCAAGTCATTGGTATCCGTTACCTGGAGTACGCGCATCGTTTGACTACTATCCCCGGCATTGATGAGCTCTTGTTCCGCTTTGCTAAAGCTTTTTGCAATAGTTTTATTCACAGTTCTTTCGTTTTTTGGTCCCTTATATTTTTTCTCCCCAGCTTCGATTATGATTTGTAATTGATTTTCGGCAGGCGGTTGTGGGCATCGATAGCCATTGCTATATGCGCAGTATGGATTATAAGCTTTATTGAAGTCGATACTTATCATACTGTTTTTGATGTCTTTGATGTCAAGGTCGATATAGCGCCCTCCTTCATAGGTCTGCTTACCATTACTCTGGTCTAGAAAGGGTAAAAATAAATGGTCTTTGTAAGCAGGGTTTTGAAAACGGGCTGCATTTTGGTACGTTGTTAACGTAAATTCTTCCTCTTTTAATGTAAACTTCAATATTGCATATCGACGATACGCATTGCTAGTGCCATCATAAGTTGGCATAAGAAAGCTCGGCTCGTTAGGCAGTAGTTCCACCTTTGCGATGACTTTGAAATCCTCATTTGCGGTGAAGTATTCAATATATCCAATATCTTGGGGACGTAGTGGGCCAAAGCCATCCTGTTTTAGACTATTTTTTTTGATGGTCCAAAATTCGTTTATCTGAGTCGTATATGATTGTGCATCAGCGAGGGTGTATAGGCAGATGCATAGTATAAATGAAAATAGAAACTTCATTAATAGCGGAGTTATAAAAATATTTTGACAAAATTATCAAATTTGTGCGGTATAATAGATGTACTTATTGTCATTTTAGATTGGCAATGATGTGGACAATAGATTTAAGTCTAATATGGACACGTAATATCTTCGCTGGTTATGAGAACGGAAAATGATAGAGCTGCAAATCCCTTTATCTATAATAGCTTTGGTCTGAGTTTCATCAGTTTTGTGAAAATGATGGATAGATAAAATCATCTTTTTTATGATGAATTTATCTAAGTTTGTAAAAATTAAAAGATTACTATGCGATTAATGGCTTTTGACTATGGCACTAAACGGATTGGTATTGCTGTAACCGATCCACTTCAGATTATAGCCAATGCGCTCACGACGATCCATCCCAATACTATCCTTGAGTTTCTAAAGGAATATTTGGTAAGCGAACAAGTAGAGACTTTTGTGGTCGGGATGCCTCGACAACTTGACGGCACGGATTCACAATCAGCCTCCCATGTCGTAGGATTTATTAGGTTACTTAAAAAGACCTATCCCGATATCCCTGTTGTCCAGGTTGACGAACGATTCACTTCTAAAATGGCATCTGCCGTAATTGCGCAAAGTGGATTAAGGAAGGGAAAACGCCAAGAAAAAGGATTGGTGGATACCGTATCGGCAACAATAATCCTACAATCTTATATGGAAAGCCGCAACTTTATCTAAGAGTAAGTACATCCAATCAATTGAGCATACGTTACTAATGTGGCAAGTATCAATAGAGAGGGTGCTTTAAATAGTTTTTTAATAACAATATGATATGAGTAACATTAATTTTTTTGCTGAAGAGACGGATTTTAAACCTAAAGAAAAGCAAAAGATTCGTCAGTGGGTTCTGGAAACAGTCAAATCCGAAGGATATAAGCGCATAGCAGAATTGAATTTTATATTCTGTTCAGATGCTTATTTGTTGGAAATTAATAAGCAGTATCTCCATCATGATACCTTCACTGATATTGTGACTTTCGATAGTTCCGAAGATGAGCAGGTGATTGCTGGAGATATTTTTATCAGCATTGAGCGTATTCATGAAAATGCCGCCAAATTCAAAGTAACAGAGCGAGACGAGTTGCACAGGGTCATCATCCATGGGGTGTTACATCTATGTGGGTATCCTGATAAGAAAGTAGAAGATAAGAAGCTGATGACGAGTAAAGAAGACTTATATTTGGGAAGCAGGACGTTTTAACGTCGATCAACTAAGAGTCTGTATTAAGTTATATCGTGATTTTTATGTAAGCGCCTTTTCCCTTGAAGCTTGTTCTCTAAGATAGACATGCTACTATCAAAGGGTGAAGAGTAAGTAGCGCCTCTACCTTCAATAAACTTCACGAAGTTGTAGCCGTAAAGTAACCTGAAAGACTATTTAACCAATTTTAAACAAGCGTAAGAAACGGGTAGTATTAATAATTACTTAACATAAAGCTGATTTTGGGTTTATGAGAGAGCACTACATTTGTGACGAATATTAATTTAGATACAAGACGGAATAAGTCGATTCAATATCAATCGGAATGATTCTAAATCTTGTAGACGATAAGACAACCTATTGAGCCGCAGTGTAAAGTATCCCTATCGGAGCCGAGCAGTAAGTTGCCGCTATACATGGTGGCAATGGTATTTACAGAAAGCCCTCATCAACAGATGAAGAACCGAGTATAAGGAGTTCAAAAATGCAAGTGAAGCTTATACTCATTATTATAAAAGAAGAAGATGAGACCATCAGGGTTTGTTTGATACCACACAGTGGAATGAAATCGATCGGATAGCTTTCTCGCCATTAAAAAAGCAATTTATACGGATGAAAAAATCAACAATTCTATTTTCACTATTAGCTATCGCAGCATGCGTGGAAGCCCAGGAGATCGTCAGAGGTACGGTCTTTGCCGATCTCAATAATAATGGTCGCTATGATAAACAGGAAAAAGGGATTGCGGATGTCTCTGTCAGTAATGGCATACAGGTTGTACAAACCGATGCGAAGGGGAAATATGAATTACCAGTAGGGGGAGATAATATCATTTTTGTTGTCAAACCGAAAGACTTTAGCACTCCGGTAAATAGTCAAAATCACCCTCAGTTCTACTATATTCATAAGCCTGAGGGGAGTCCAACTTCAAAATATCCAGGGGTAGCACCTACAGGAGCACTGAAAAAAGATGTGAATTTTGCATTAATTCCTTCAACGGAAAGCCAAGATTTTTCTGCCTTTGTATTTGGTGACCCCCAAGCGTATACCGTAGAAGAGTTAGATTTTTTTAAACGCGGTGTTATTGATCAAATAGCGGATAAGCGCATGGCAAAATTCGGAATTAGTCTAGGGGACCTTGTTGGAGATGATTTGAGTCTACACCCAGCATATCTTTCTACCGTGGGCCATATGGGGTTGCCTTGGTATCAGGTGATGGGAAATCATGACATGAACTACGATGCACAGACAGATTCACTATCTGATGAATCATTTGAAGCGACTTTCGGACCCAATAACTATGCCTTCAACTACGGTAATGCTCATTTTATTGTGTTAGATGATATCTTGTATCCCCATCCTACTAAGCAGAAGGGCTATCAAGGTGGATTTCGCAAAGAACAGTTGGATTTTGTGGAGAACAATCTAAAATTTGTTCCCAAAGACAAGTTGATTGTCTTGGCATTTCACATTCCCTTGCTAATGGAGAATCAAGATGTCTTCAGGAGAGAAGATAGACAACGACTGTTCAATATATTGGCATCATTCCCACACACACTTTCCCTGTCCGCGCATACGCATTTTCAAACACAGAATTTCTATGGGGAAGCAGACGGTTGGAAACAAGCGAAACCCCATCATGAATACAATGTTGGTACAACATCCGGCGATTGGTATTCGGGTGTGAAAAATGAAATAGGGGTACCCGTGTCTACCATGCGAGATGGCACCCCAAAAGGATATGCTATCCTGAATATTAAAGGCAATCAATATACCTTTGATTACAAAGTAATAGGGCAGGATGCAGAGTACAAGATGGCGGTATACGGTCCAGCTGTAATTGAACAAAAGTATGTCGGACGGTCACCATATTTTGCAAATTTTTTCATCGGTCATAAAGATGATAAAGTTCAATATAGATTAGATGGTGGAGATTGGAAAGATATGCAGTATACCGAAGAGGCCGATCCGGATTTCGTTTTCTCCGTATTGCAGTACGACTTGGCCAAACAATATAGAGCAGGTAGACGCCCATCAGATGGGGTAAAATCAACACATCTTTGGAAAATGAAATTGCCCAAATTAAAAATCGGGATACATACCTTAGAAATTCAAGCCGTCGATATGTTTGGTCGGAAGCACACAACATCCAAAGAAATCGATGTCGTTAAGTAAAATTACAAGACGCAAGCAATAAAAAAAGCCCTGCTTTCTAAATAAGCAGGGCTTTTTTTATTGTTTGTGTATCGATTAAAATCTCTCGAATTGAGAAAAGAAGAAGTTACCTTCGATAGCAGCATTTTCATCTGAGTCAGAACCGTGCACAGCATTTGCATCAATAGATTTTGCATATTTGTTACGAATAGTTCCTTCAGCAGCTTCGGCCGGATTAGTTGCGCCTATAAGAGTACGAAAGTCTTCAACAGCGTTTTCTTTTTCCAAGATTGCCGCAACGATAGGGCCCGAAGTCATGAAGCTTACCAAGTCACCGTAGAAAGGACGCTCTTTGTGTACAGCGTAGAAGTTTCCAGCTGACTCGTTAGTCAATTGAATGTATTTCAAAGCTACGATTTTGAAACCGCCTGAAATAATGTCGTTTAGGATTGCACCGATATGACCATTTGCTACTGCATCTGGTTTGATCATGGTGAAAGTTCTGTTAGTTGCCATTACAATTATAAAATTTTTGCAAAGGTAAGAAAAATTTGAAAACAACCCATTGGCAATAATTTCCTTGTCAAATCAAATACACCTGCCCATCACAAGCTATGCAATACTCGATACTAATTCTT encodes:
- the ruvX gene encoding Holliday junction resolvase RuvX — protein: MRLMAFDYGTKRIGIAVTDPLQIIANALTTIHPNTILEFLKEYLVSEQVETFVVGMPRQLDGTDSQSASHVVGFIRLLKKTYPDIPVVQVDERFTSKMASAVIAQSGLRKGKRQEKGLVDTVSATIILQSYMESRNFI
- the def gene encoding peptide deformylase; translation: MKFLFSFILCICLYTLADAQSYTTQINEFWTIKKNSLKQDGFGPLRPQDIGYIEYFTANEDFKVIAKVELLPNEPSFLMPTYDGTSNAYRRYAILKFTLKEEEFTLTTYQNAARFQNPAYKDHLFLPFLDQSNGKQTYEGGRYIDLDIKDIKNSMISIDFNKAYNPYCAYSNGYRCPQPPAENQLQIIIEAGEKKYKGPKNERTVNKTIAKSFSKAEQELINAGDSSQTMRVLQVTDTNDLEILKTPSQDIKHDDPLLVHLSKRMYATVNDPDHLGVGIAAPQVGISKNAIWVQRFDKTDNPFEFYINPKIIWRSKLSRKGAEGCLSIPNKKEDVQRSYSIRLQYLSSEGDIIEENIEGFTAVIFQHEVDHLYGILFTDRLEEQATIPYVPLTEKIEFSIVPKTIMP
- the ybeY gene encoding rRNA maturation RNase YbeY; amino-acid sequence: MSNINFFAEETDFKPKEKQKIRQWVLETVKSEGYKRIAELNFIFCSDAYLLEINKQYLHHDTFTDIVTFDSSEDEQVIAGDIFISIERIHENAAKFKVTERDELHRVIIHGVLHLCGYPDKKVEDKKLMTSKEDLYLGSRTF
- a CDS encoding calcineurin-like phosphoesterase family protein is translated as MKKSTILFSLLAIAACVEAQEIVRGTVFADLNNNGRYDKQEKGIADVSVSNGIQVVQTDAKGKYELPVGGDNIIFVVKPKDFSTPVNSQNHPQFYYIHKPEGSPTSKYPGVAPTGALKKDVNFALIPSTESQDFSAFVFGDPQAYTVEELDFFKRGVIDQIADKRMAKFGISLGDLVGDDLSLHPAYLSTVGHMGLPWYQVMGNHDMNYDAQTDSLSDESFEATFGPNNYAFNYGNAHFIVLDDILYPHPTKQKGYQGGFRKEQLDFVENNLKFVPKDKLIVLAFHIPLLMENQDVFRREDRQRLFNILASFPHTLSLSAHTHFQTQNFYGEADGWKQAKPHHEYNVGTTSGDWYSGVKNEIGVPVSTMRDGTPKGYAILNIKGNQYTFDYKVIGQDAEYKMAVYGPAVIEQKYVGRSPYFANFFIGHKDDKVQYRLDGGDWKDMQYTEEADPDFVFSVLQYDLAKQYRAGRRPSDGVKSTHLWKMKLPKLKIGIHTLEIQAVDMFGRKHTTSKEIDVVK
- a CDS encoding nucleoside-diphosphate kinase, with product MATNRTFTMIKPDAVANGHIGAILNDIISGGFKIVALKYIQLTNESAGNFYAVHKERPFYGDLVSFMTSGPIVAAILEKENAVEDFRTLIGATNPAEAAEGTIRNKYAKSIDANAVHGSDSDENAAIEGNFFFSQFERF